One Nocardia farcinica genomic region harbors:
- a CDS encoding acyl-CoA dehydrogenase family protein translates to MRFMSRELETAQRFVPGLDARLREVPLPVLESPDSPGLALFKEYGGPGLLIAKEAGGLGATLWEAAQIHRLLGSHSPSLAIAVNMHSCTVAAIPEGPGTEAMLGMVAAGNLYLASAFAEGVPGASVIAPKLRGTRIPGGWRLDGSKKPCSLARSMDILTASVLLTPDGADEPELALVVVPADSPGLAVRTLTGAPVFPASETEEVVLTGVEIPDEAVSFFGRTDRLNAALTAGWLTFELLVSACYLGMASGLVREVLEQGRGSAADRMLLVGELEAAMAAIEAVATEIMNGGSEADTVARALHVRFATQRAIERVSAAATELLGGVAFLTGSSAQRYAGCRALAFHPPSRLSIAEPLDRFTAGEPLIVT, encoded by the coding sequence TGGCGCTGTTCAAGGAATACGGCGGGCCCGGCCTGCTGATCGCCAAGGAGGCCGGTGGCCTCGGCGCCACGCTGTGGGAGGCCGCCCAGATCCACCGGCTGCTCGGCAGCCACTCGCCCTCGCTGGCCATCGCGGTGAACATGCACTCGTGCACGGTCGCCGCCATCCCGGAGGGGCCCGGCACCGAGGCGATGCTCGGCATGGTGGCCGCCGGAAACCTCTACCTCGCCTCGGCGTTCGCCGAGGGCGTGCCGGGCGCGAGCGTGATCGCGCCGAAGCTGCGCGGCACCCGGATCCCGGGCGGGTGGCGGCTGGACGGCAGCAAGAAGCCGTGCAGCCTGGCCCGCTCGATGGACATCCTCACCGCCAGCGTGCTGCTCACCCCGGACGGCGCCGACGAGCCGGAACTGGCGCTCGTGGTGGTGCCCGCCGACAGCCCGGGACTCGCGGTGCGGACGCTGACGGGCGCGCCGGTCTTCCCCGCCTCGGAAACCGAGGAGGTGGTGCTCACCGGTGTCGAGATCCCGGACGAGGCGGTGTCGTTCTTCGGCCGCACCGACCGGCTCAACGCCGCGCTCACCGCGGGCTGGCTCACCTTCGAGCTGCTCGTGTCGGCCTGCTACCTGGGCATGGCGAGCGGGCTGGTGCGCGAGGTGCTCGAGCAGGGGCGCGGCTCGGCCGCCGACCGGATGCTGCTGGTCGGCGAACTGGAGGCCGCGATGGCCGCGATCGAGGCCGTCGCCACCGAGATCATGAACGGCGGCAGCGAGGCCGACACCGTCGCGCGGGCACTGCACGTGCGGTTCGCGACGCAGCGGGCCATCGAGCGGGTCTCGGCGGCGGCCACCGAACTGCTGGGCGGCGTCGCCTTCCTCACCGGCTCGTCCGCCCAGCGGTACGCGGGCTGCCGGGCGCTGGCCTTCCACCCGCCGTCGCGGCTGAGCATCGCCGAGCCGCTGGACCGGTTCACCGCCGGTGAACCGCTCATCGTCACCTGA